In one Silene latifolia isolate original U9 population chromosome 10, ASM4854445v1, whole genome shotgun sequence genomic region, the following are encoded:
- the LOC141608060 gene encoding uncharacterized protein LOC141608060, with product MVQDMVEQVKLIRKKMKAAKDRQKSYAVLHRRDIEFQVGDKVLLKVSPMREYDAVWYVSDPSHVLEVEHIELDESLSYLKVRKEILDRKVRKTRTGETVLLKVLWSNHNVGETTWQAKEAMKERYPSLFDQLSFHETTLDTFILGKISHPSQQINVRGTLSQD from the exons atggtacaagatatggttgaacAAGTGAAGTTGATTCGGAAAAAGATGAAGGCGGCcaaggatcgacaaaagagttatgcggttTTGCATCGTCGGGACATTGAGTTCCAAGTTGGAGATAAGGTCCTTTTGAAGGTGTCACCCATGCGGGAGTATGAtgcggtttg gtatgtgagtgacccttctCATGTGCTAGAGGTTGAACACATTGAGTTGGATGAATCTTTGTCTTACCTTAAAGTGCGAAAAGAGATTCTAGATCGCAAGGTTCGCAAGACTAGAACTGGGGAGACAGTGTTGCTAAAGGTTTTGTGGTCCAATCACAATGTCGGGGAAACAACTTGGCAGGCGAAAGAAGCTATGAAGGAGCgctatccgtctctttttgatcag TTGTCATTTCATGAAACCACTTTAGACACTTTTATTCTTGGTAAAATCTCACATCCTTCGCAACAA ATTAATGTTAGGGGTACTTTATCTcaagattaa